A single region of the Maniola jurtina chromosome 21, ilManJurt1.1, whole genome shotgun sequence genome encodes:
- the LOC123876499 gene encoding uncharacterized protein LOC123876499, producing the protein MVVKLSHSALCVDVYPALQKCRGRQVDCAAERRQKLSALPALVEDDSETFETETERSYILHTEGLLRRQKSVSPQRREKMRRQLALPSLSEDEEP; encoded by the coding sequence ATGGTCGTGAAACTATCACACTCTGCGCTGTGCGTGGACGTTTACCCCGCGCTCCAGAAGTGCCGCGGAAGACAAGTCGATTGTGCGGCGGAAAGGCGACAGAAATTGAGCGCTTTACCAGCCCTCGTCGAAGATGATTCCGAGACGTTTGAAACGGAAACGGAAAGATCCTACATCCTGCACACTGAAGGACTGCTGAGGAGGCAGAAATCCGTTTCTCCGCAGCGAAGGGAGAAGATGCGCCGACAACTTGCTCTACCGTCTCTGTCAGAAGATGAAGAGCCTTGA